ATTTGCAGACTCAGAATTTGGAACTTGAGCTAAATCCTTCAAAAGGGTATTATATCAATTTAGGACTTCAACGTATTTTTGATACGCCTTATAATCCGTACAAAACAATGTTTGATAAAATGACCACTACAGGTTATCGTTTGGCATATTTTGGAACAGATGGAGTTGGAGTTTCTGCTCGTAAAGATTGGGATTTTGCACGTGTTAAAGCCGGATATTATAAGTTGTATGAAAATTATATCCAATTAGATGATGATGTCTCACTCTTTGAATTGACCGGAGAAAAAGATATCACACGCACATGGAAATGGGGTGGTTCTGCTTATTATTTAAGAGATAGAGCTTCAGGAGCCGGCGGAGTTTCAATTTTAAGCCAAGGACTAAATAGCTTGCTCGCAACACATAATGGAATGTATAAGTTTGGATTTGGTGATGTGAAATACAGAGCTGATATTGGTTGGATTGGAACTTTTTTTAGTAGAAATGCAGAGCAATATATTGATCCTTGGACTGTAAGCGGTTTTGTAAACTTTAATATAGGAAAAGCGGATACGCTCAAAAATAAACAAGTCTCGGACAAAGAATGGATAAAAGCTACTGATATTTTTGGTTACGCAGCTAATTTAAGAACATCATATCGTTATGGACAAACTCCGAATGATAATATAACTTTGGATATTCTTTATTCCTCCGGAGATAAAAATGGAATTACAGACGGGAAATACAATGGAGTAATCACCGGAAATCAATGGGGTGCCCCTGGAGCTATCTTCATTAGTTCGGGAGCTTATTTACTAATGCCCCATGGAAATGTAATAAATCGTTATACACCGGCTGTTATGGATATCTCCAATATTGGTTATGGAATGTCTGCTGCCACCCTGAATTTTTCACACGGCATTATTCCCAACAAACTAAACGCAAAAATTGGAACCGCCGCTGCATTAAGTAATGTTCAACCTGCTGGTGGTGGAAAACTTATTGGAACGGAGTTCAATGGGAATATACAATATAATTTTGGTCCATATATGAGTTTAGAGCTGCATGGAGCTTATTTGATGCTGGGTGATTTTTATGATAGTAGAGATTGGTCTTACGGAAGCGCTGTGAATGGTGGTATTGACGGACGTCCAGAAAATCCGTGGACAGCATTTTTAGTATTTAAATGGTTGATGTTCTAACTGAAATGAAAGGGAAAATTAAAATGAAAAAAAACATATTTAATTTATTGATAATTATGGTGTTAATCTCCGGATGCTCTACTCCTTATCAAGCAGCAAAAGGAATAAAATCATTTAACGAATTGCAATATAAGTATCCTGTTAATAAAGTACATTTACCTCAAAGCGGATACGATATTGCTTATACCGATATGGGAAGCGGTGATAAAACCGTAATAATGATACACGGTTTGGGAAGTTATTTGCGCGCTTGGGAAAGAAATATGGAAGAAGTAAGTAAAACAGCGAGGGTGATAGCTATAGATTTGCCCGGTTATGGAAAATCAAGCAAGGAACCTCACGATGGCGCTATGATTTTTTATGCTGAAATAATAAAAGAATTTGTTAAACAATTAGAGCTAAAAAATATAGTGATTGTTGGGCACTCTATGGGTGGACAAATTGCAATGACTACCGCACTTCAATATCCGGATATGGTAAAAGGTCTAATCTTGGTAGATCCTGCCGGATTTGAACGTTTTACAAAAGGACAAAAACAATGGTTCAGGGATGTTATGACCTTTGATGGCGTTCGTTTAACTACTGCCGATGCCATTCAAAATAATCTCGTTACTAATTTTTATCGCATGCCAAAGGATGCGGACTTTATGATTACGGATCGTTTAGCAATGCGTAGCGCTGAGGATTTTTCAGCTTATTGTTATGCTGTGGTACAATCTGTGAATGGAATGGTGGATTATCCGGTAATAGATTATTTGCAGGATATAAAGATTCCGACTTTGATATTTTTTGGTGAGAATGATAATCTTATACCAAATCGTTTCTTAAATCCGGGATTCACAAAAAATATAGCCCAATATGGTGCATCGAAAATTAAAAACAGCAAATTGATTATGGTTCCTAAAACGGGGCATTTTATGATGTTTGAAAAACCTCAAGTATTCAATAGTGAAACAACTGCTTTTTTGAAGTCTATGAAATAATTAGAATAGAAATTTGCGTGCGAAAATGCTCAAAAATTAAAAGAGAACGTTGAATTTTATTTCAGTGTTCTCTTTTTTTGTATTTTTACATTCTTATTCAAATTATTTTTATGCGTACGAGATTAAATATATTTTCAGAGTTTGCAAATTCGTTGTTTTCTCATGAACTTGAGTATTTGCTTTCTGTTCAAAATTTTTCCAAATCATTAAATTTGAACATTCTAAATCAAATATATAAAAACAATACATCGGTAAAAACACCTAAACCTTTTGATACATCTGTAGATAAACGGACGTATTCCTATATGAAAAATTGGATCACGGAAACACTTTTGAAGATTGATGTGGATCATTTTTTTGAATGGTTAATTTCAACCGAAAAAAAAATTCTTACAGACGTAATTGTGCCCACCGATGAGAGTGAAATTTTAGGAAATATGCATCAGATGACCTCTGTTAATTATAATTTTATCCGTTTTTATGAATTAATACTTTATTACAGAGATTATTTGATGGTCCGAAGCAGAACAAAGTACATAAGAGTGGTAATGGAATTTCTCGAAAAAAACAGGGAACATTATTTCTTTCTTAAAGAAATTAATAATGAATTAGATACAATTACAGCGCAAATTGTAAAAAAAACAGACCTTTCAGTCACCGAACAAAACGAAGCTGAGCAGTTTCTATCTCACACGTATTATAATGAAACTTTAGATGGTTATACTCGCTATCGCGCGGTAGTGCGTCTAACTATTTTTTATTACAATAACCGTTTATTTGATAAACAGTTAATAGTTTACGAACACTTAGATAATTTGTTAAAAACCCCGCTTTTTTATTCAAAACGTATTCTTTCAAATTATTATGCAAATCGTGCTATGATGCATTCCAAATTGAATGAGCAAATATTAGCCGAAAAATATGGATATCTTTCCCTGCGGAATAAAAATAGCGATTATTTATTTTATTTGATCAATTTATGTGGTGTGTTAATAAAGCAGGATAAAAAATCGGACGCGCTAAAGCTAATGAGAGACGCTATACCTGAACTTAAAAATACCAATAACAATTACTATAAAATAGGTTTTTCTTCTTTCTACATCCGCACTTTAATCATAAATAATCAAACGGAAAAAGCTGTTAATTATGCAACTCAGTATTTTGAAGCTTATAAAAAGGAAATTTTTGAACATCGTTGGCATCTTTATTTAAGTTCCTATTTTTATGTTTTGATGCAGGCTGAAAAATATAAAAAAATCATCTCTTTATCAAAAAGGTATAATTTGGTGCAGAAAGAAAAGCAAAGAATAGATCTTCCGGATTATTTACCATCTATCGAATTCTATTCATACGCTGCTGAATATCTTGAAGGTCAAATAAGTAGAGATAAGTTAGTTGGCGTATTTATCAAATTAACAGAACCCATCTTGAGAGATAAGTACCGTTCAAGAAGAATTGTTGAATTGTTAGACGAATTATCATTACAATTGCCTGAGGAAATAAAAAGTATAAAGAAAGAATTAAAAAAGGGGAATTTATAAGATTACAAATTCCCCATAAATAACAGGATTTATTTAAGCTTCTCCACCAAAACCCATCGGGATAGGAGGAATCATATTATTTTCGGGAACTTTTATTTTACCATTTTGCTGCTCATATTTGGCGATGTTGTCTTGCAGAGCCATCAACAATCTTTTAGCGTGTTCAGGTGTAAGAATAATGCGTGATTTTACGTTTGCCTTTGGCGTTCCCGGCATTAAACGGATAAAGTCAACTACAAATTCCGATGTAGAATGTGAAATAATTGCGAGATTAGAATAGATACCTTCGGCAACTTCGGCAGAAAGTTCAATGTTTAATTGGTTTTCTTGATTGTTTTCCATAATTATATGTTGTTTTTTGTTTTTACGTGATTTGGAAACAAAGATACGAAGATATTTGCAATTTTTCGATTTACAATTTATGTTGATGAAAAAAGTAAATTTACTCAATTACTTAATTGCTCAAAACTAAATTAGGCAAGAATACATCCTACAGCAATACTGTAGAACTTGGAAAGTGAAGATTCGCTTCGGGAGGTAAGTACGCATGGTTTTTCTGTTCCTTGTAAAATTCCACCCATTTGTGCATTAGCAAACAATGCTATACCTTTATAAAAAACATTGGCGCAAGCAAAATCAGGAAAAATAAGTATATCAGCGTCTCCCAAAATTGGTGAGGGAACGTTTTTAATTCCTCCTCTTTCTGTATCTAACGCTAAAAAAATATCCAATGGTCCATCCAT
The genomic region above belongs to uncultured Paludibacter sp. and contains:
- a CDS encoding conserved hypothetical protein (Evidence 4 : Unknown function but conserved in other organisms) is translated as MKKLVGFLILIIVFYCSAYSQLPSNQYFTKEIPEKANKEFQFIGYYINQGVMSNIYPKNDFLKGQVVGRLFGGNTTVTSNEYTSKYVEQRLIPFFIYTPHLFNGKATLRASFELDWTWGDAAYGVGGNFGGAFSADQVNLQTQNLELELNPSKGYYINLGLQRIFDTPYNPYKTMFDKMTTTGYRLAYFGTDGVGVSARKDWDFARVKAGYYKLYENYIQLDDDVSLFELTGEKDITRTWKWGGSAYYLRDRASGAGGVSILSQGLNSLLATHNGMYKFGFGDVKYRADIGWIGTFFSRNAEQYIDPWTVSGFVNFNIGKADTLKNKQVSDKEWIKATDIFGYAANLRTSYRYGQTPNDNITLDILYSSGDKNGITDGKYNGVITGNQWGAPGAIFISSGAYLLMPHGNVINRYTPAVMDISNIGYGMSAATLNFSHGIIPNKLNAKIGTAAALSNVQPAGGGKLIGTEFNGNIQYNFGPYMSLELHGAYLMLGDFYDSRDWSYGSAVNGGIDGRPENPWTAFLVFKWLMF
- a CDS encoding Alpha/beta hydrolase fold containing protein, whose product is MKGKIKMKKNIFNLLIIMVLISGCSTPYQAAKGIKSFNELQYKYPVNKVHLPQSGYDIAYTDMGSGDKTVIMIHGLGSYLRAWERNMEEVSKTARVIAIDLPGYGKSSKEPHDGAMIFYAEIIKEFVKQLELKNIVIVGHSMGGQIAMTTALQYPDMVKGLILVDPAGFERFTKGQKQWFRDVMTFDGVRLTTADAIQNNLVTNFYRMPKDADFMITDRLAMRSAEDFSAYCYAVVQSVNGMVDYPVIDYLQDIKIPTLIFFGENDNLIPNRFLNPGFTKNIAQYGASKIKNSKLIMVPKTGHFMMFEKPQVFNSETTAFLKSMK
- a CDS encoding conserved hypothetical protein (Evidence 4 : Unknown function but conserved in other organisms), with the protein product MRTRLNIFSEFANSLFSHELEYLLSVQNFSKSLNLNILNQIYKNNTSVKTPKPFDTSVDKRTYSYMKNWITETLLKIDVDHFFEWLISTEKKILTDVIVPTDESEILGNMHQMTSVNYNFIRFYELILYYRDYLMVRSRTKYIRVVMEFLEKNREHYFFLKEINNELDTITAQIVKKTDLSVTEQNEAEQFLSHTYYNETLDGYTRYRAVVRLTIFYYNNRLFDKQLIVYEHLDNLLKTPLFYSKRILSNYYANRAMMHSKLNEQILAEKYGYLSLRNKNSDYLFYLINLCGVLIKQDKKSDALKLMRDAIPELKNTNNNYYKIGFSSFYIRTLIINNQTEKAVNYATQYFEAYKKEIFEHRWHLYLSSYFYVLMQAEKYKKIISLSKRYNLVQKEKQRIDLPDYLPSIEFYSYAAEYLEGQISRDKLVGVFIKLTEPILRDKYRSRRIVELLDELSLQLPEEIKSIKKELKKGNL
- a CDS encoding conserved hypothetical protein (Evidence 4 : Unknown function but conserved in other organisms), with amino-acid sequence MENNQENQLNIELSAEVAEGIYSNLAIISHSTSEFVVDFIRLMPGTPKANVKSRIILTPEHAKRLLMALQDNIAKYEQQNGKIKVPENNMIPPIPMGFGGEA